From the Xyrauchen texanus isolate HMW12.3.18 chromosome 37, RBS_HiC_50CHRs, whole genome shotgun sequence genome, one window contains:
- the hes2.1 gene encoding transcription factor HES-2.1, whose amino-acid sequence MTPNIITEAHSHSFGSRMTVAQRKEAHELRKTLKPLMEKRRRARINESLNNLKTLILPLVGKDASRYSKLEKADILEMTVRFLRDLPSSSAKGQTDSYNEGYKACLQRISTLLPQSNLDTDTHHRVNEFIQHSMVSATSACQNCCAQSSRMVSEMHQRLVSIRNNISATANHTVSTASASSQPQPEPQAAADMWRPW is encoded by the exons ATGACTCCCAACATTATTACCGAAGCTCATTCACACTCATTCGGCTCTCGAATGACGGTGGCTCAGAGAAAAGAGGCACATGAATTGAGAAAG aCTCTCAAGCCACTGATGGAAAAGAGAAGGCGTGCTCGCATTAATGAGAGCCTCAATAACTTGAAAACACTCATACTCCCGCTGGTCGGCAAAGAC gcttcacgctattcaaaACTCGAGAAAGCTGACATTCTTGAAATGACAGTCCGGTTCCTCAGAGATCTGCCTTCCTCATCAGCTAAAG GTCAAACAGACAGCTATAATGAGGGATATAAAGCCTGTTTGCAGCGCATTTCTACGCTCCTGCCCCAATCCAACCTTGACACAGACACCCATCATCGCGTCAACGAGTTCATCCAGCACTCGATGGTGTCTGCTACATCGGCCTGCCAGAACTGCTGTGCGCAGAGCTCCAGAATGGTTTCAGAAATGCACCAGAGACTTGTGAGCATCAGGAACAACATCTCTGCGACGGCAAACCACACCGTCAGTACCGCGTCAGCTTCAAGCCAACCCCAGCCTGAACCACAAGCAGCTGCGGACATGTGGAGGCCGTGGTGA